CCTGGGTCATCCCCATCGCGCACAACTCCGGCCGGGTATGGCCGCGCAACTCGTTCCTGAAATACCCGGGGCTGATCACGCTGTCGGTCGGCCCGGCCATCTCCAGCGCCGGCAAGACCGGCGATCAGCTCAACCGCGAAGTGCAAGCGTGGATCGAGGCGGAAATGCGCCGGATCGACGCGGACAGCTACCGCGAGCGCGCATGAAAGGGCGGCGACCACCCGTATCGCCCGCCGCTGCCGGATCCGCGCAGCTGGAGCTGCCGCTGCTCGCGCCGCAGGCCGATCCGGTGGCCGCCACCTCGCCCACCGACGCCGCCTTCCCCAACCCGACCGCCCCGCTGGGCCCCGACCAGCGCCGCCTCACGTTCGGCGAGCGCACGCTGGTCTACCACCTCAAGCGCTCGTCGCGGCGCACCATCGGTTTTGTCGTCGATGACCGCGGCCTGTCCATCACCGCGCCGCGCTGGGTGACGCTCGCCGAGATCGAGCACGCCATCGCCGAAAAGCAGAAGTGGATCTTCGCCAAGCTGGCCGAGTGGCGCACCCAGGCCGCGCGCCGGGTCCTGCCGCCGATGCACTGGCGGGACGGCGCCGACCTGCCCTTCCTCGGCAAGCCGGTCACGCTCCGGATGGAATCGCCGATCGGCGCGCTGATGTTCGACGCCGACACGCGCAGGCTGCACCTCGGCCTGCCGCCCAGCGCTACCGAACAGCAGATCAAGGACCGCGTCCAGGGCTGGCTGCAAACCCAGGCACGACGGCTGTTCGGCGAACGGCTGGACCTCTACGCCGAACGCCTCGGCGTGCGGCACAGCGCCTACGCCTTGTCCTCGGCCGCGACCCGCTGGGGCAGTTGCACGGCCGACGGCAAGATCCGGCTCAACTGGCGGCTGGTGCATTTTCCGCTGTCGCTGATCGACTATGTGGTGGCGCATGAGCTGGCGCATCTCAAGGAGATGAACCATAGTCCTCGGTTCTGGGATACGGTCGAATCGATCTTTCCCGAGTTCCGCGAGGCGCGGCAACAATTGCAGTCGCATCCGCCGGAATATCTGCCTGTCTTCTGACGTTGTCCTGTTGTTTTTGCTTCTTGCCTGGATGATGCCTGGTGGTCCATCCCGGGTTTCGTCCCCTGCCGGGGCCGACTCACTTTCTTTGTCTTGCCAAAGAAAGTCAGCAAAGAAAGGCGCGCCCGATGCGGCGACACCCTCCTACAATAGCGGCTCCCCGCAGTCCCCCAGAAGGAACCCCCATGCGAATGCTCCACACCATGCTGCGCGTCGGCGACCTGCAGCGCTCCATCGACTTCTACACCAAGGTGCTCGGCATGCAGTTGCTGCGCACCAGCGACAACCCCGAATACAAGTATTCGCTGGCGTTCGTGGGCTACGGCCCGGAGAGCGGCAACACGGTGATCGAGCTGACCTACAACTACGGCGTCGGCGAATACGAGCTCGGCACGGCGTTCGGCCATCTCGCCATCGAGGTCGACCATGCGGCACAGGCGTGCGAGCGGATCCGCGCGGCGGGCGGCAAGGTCACGCGCGAGGCCGGCCCGGTCAAGGGCGGCAGCACCATCATTGCCTTTGTGGAAGACCCCGACGGCTACAAGATCGAACTGATCCAGGCGCGCTCGATGCCCGATGGCAACCGCCACTGACCTGACGCGACGCCCGCTGGACGGCACCGCCATCGGCCTGATGGTGGTGCTGTGCCTGTGCTGGGGCCTGCAGCAGGTGGCCATCAAGATGGCCGTGCACGATGTCGGCCCGGTCATGCAGGCCGGCGTGCGCTCGGCGATCGCATCGGTGCTGGTGCTGGCGTTCGCGCTGTGGCGCGGCACGAGCCTGTCGCTGCGCGACGGCACGCTGCCGGGCGGCCTGACGGCGGGCGTGCTGTTCGGCACCGAGTTCCTCTGCATCTTCATCGGCCTGGGCTACACCACGGCCTCGCGCATGGCGGTATTCCTGTACACCGCGCCGATCTTCACGGCGCTCGGGCTGCACGCGTTCGTGCCGGGCGAGCATCTGCGGCCGCGGCAGTGGCTCGGCATCGGCATTGCGTTCGCGGGCATAGTGCTGGCCTTCGCCGACGGCATGCTGCATCCGGCGGCCGGTCCGTCGACGTCGATGGGGGATGCGCTGGGCGTGCTGGCGGGCGTGCTGTGGAGCGCGACCACCCTGGTGGTGCGCGCGAGCCGGCTGTCGAACGCGCCGGCGGCGAAAACGCTGCTGTACCAGTTGGCCGTGTCCGCCGTGCTGCTGCTGGCCATGGCGGCCGGCACCGGCCAGGCCTGGACCGCCAGCCTCTCGCCCACCGCGCTGGCGAGCCTCGCCTACCAGTCGGTGCTGATCGCCTTCGCCAGCTACCTGACGTGGTTCTGGCTGCTGCGCCGCTACCTGGCGTCGCGGCTGTCGGTGTTCTCGTTCCTGACGCCGCTGTTCGGCGTGGCGTTCGGCGTGCTGCTGCTGCACGACCCCGTCGGCCTGCGGTTCGCGCTGGCCGCGGCGCTCGTGCTGTCGGGCATCCTGCTCGTCAATCTTCGGTGAGGTCGGGCGCGCCGCCGGCGATGCGCTCGGCCGGCAGCGCGTTCGCCACCGCCACGAAATCGGCCACCGGCACTTCCTCCGCGCGGCGGCCCAGGTCGAAGCCGAGCGCGTCGAAATCGATCGCCTCGCGCAGCGACCCCAGCGTGTTGCGCAGCACCTTGCGCCGCTGCGAGAACGCCAGCGTCACCACCGTGCCCAGCGCCCGCATGTCGACCGGCGCATACGGCGACTTGTCGGCCGGCCACGGAATCATCCGCACCACCGCCGAATCCACCTTGGGCGGCGGGTTGAACGAGCCCGGCGGCACATCCAGCACCAGTTCCATGTAGTAGCGCACCTGCAGCATCACCGACAGGCGGCTGAAGGCCTTGCTGCCGGGTGCCGCCACCATGCGCTCGACCACCTCCTTCTGCAGCATGAAGTGCTGGTCGCGGACGCGATCGGCGAAGGCGCTCAGGTGGAACAGCAGCGGACTGGAGATGTTGTACGGCAGGTTGCCGACGATGCGCAGCGGCCGTCCGGGGACATGCAGGGCGCCGAAGTCGAACGCCAGCGCATCGCCCGCGTGCACGACCAGCTTGTCGCCGAAACGCCGCTGCAGGCGCGCCACCAGGTCGCGGTCGAGCTCGACGACCTGCAGCGTGGGCACGCGCTCCATCAGCGGCACGGTCAGCGCGCCGAGGCCCGGGCCGATCTCGACCAGCACGTCGTCGGGCTGCGGATCGATGGCGGCCACGATGGCGTGGATCACGCCCTCGTCCACCAGGAAATTCTGGCCGAAGCGCTTGCGGGCCTGGTGCCCCTGGTGAACGCCGGAAGTGGATCGCGCCATAGCGGAACTCGAAAAACGGAAAAAATGGAATCAGGGATGCGCCGCGTGGCGGGCCATCCCGACGGCGGTATCGATTGCTTCGATCATGCTGCCCGCCTCCGCGCGGCCGGTGCCGGCAAGATCCAGCGCGGTGCCGTGATCGACGGAGGTGCGCACGAACGGCAGCCCCAGCGTAATGTTGACGCCGTGGCCGAAGGTGCCGTACTTGAGCGGCGCCAGGCCCTGGTCGTGGTACATCGCCAGCACGCAATCGGCGTCGGCCAGCAGGCGCGGCTGGAACAGCGTGTCGGCGGGATACGGCCCGCGGGCGTCGATGCCGCGCGCACGGGCACGGACGATGGCGGGTTCGATCACCTCGATCTCCTCGCGGCCCAGGTGGCCCGATTCGCCGGCATGCGGATTCAGCCCCGTGACCAGGATGCGCGGCGCGGCCACGCCGAAGCGGCCGCGCAGATCCCGCTGCACGATGTCCAGCGTCTCGTCCAGCACCGCGGGCGTGATCGCATCGGGCACCTCGCGCAGCGGCAGGTGCGTGGTGGCCAGCGCCACGCGCAGCATGGCGTTGCCATGCGCCGGCTGCGGACCGGCCAGCATCATCACCACGCGCGGCGTGCGGCTGCGCTCGGCCAGGTACTCGGTATGGCCGGTGAACGGCACGCCGGCGTCGTTGATGGTGCTCTTCTGCACCGGTGCCGTCACCATCGCGTCGTAGCGCATCCGGCCCGTGGCATCGGGCAGGCAGCCATCGATGGCAGCATCCAGCAGGTCGAGCACGTAGCGGCCGTTGGCGGCATCGAGCACGCCGGTGCGCACCGGCACCCCCAGTGGCCGCGCGACCAGGGTGACCGCCGCCGCCGCATGCCGCCAGGCATCGCCCAGACCAATGGCGTCGGCGCGCGCCTGCAGCAGCGCGGCATCGCCGACCACGTACCAGCGCACATCGGCATGGCGCGGGGCGGACTGCGCCAGCAGGTGCAACAGCGCCGCCACGGTGATGTCCGGACCGATGCCGGCCGGTTCGCCGGTCGTGATGGCAATGTTCAGCATGCGGCGCTTCTCAGTGGCTTCGGTGGTGTCAGAAATGGAACGGCCGCCCGCGGGCGGCCGTGAACCGGGTGGCGTGCGTCCCGACAGCGTACCCGACTTACTACTGGCGGTTCACGCGGTATTCCACGTGGGCGCTGTCGCGCAACTGGCGCAGCCAGTCTTCATACGCGGCCTGGATCTTCTGCTCGCGGATCACCGAGCGCGCATAGTCGCGCTGGCGGTCCACCGGCACTTCGGCTTCGCGACGGCCTTCCACCTGGATCAGGTGCACGCCGAACTGGCTCTGCACCGGCTGCGAGACCTCGCCCGGCTTGAGCAGGTTCATCGCCTGCTCGAACTCCGGCACCAGTTGGCCGGGCGACACCCAGCCCAGCTCGCCGCCCGCGCTGGCCGAGGTGTCCTGCGAATAGCGGCGCGCTGCGTCGCTGAAATCGTAGCCGTGGACGATACGGTCGCGCAGGCCGGCCAACTGGCGGCGTGCGTCGTCGGCCGACATGGTCGGGCCGGTCTTGATCAGGATATGACGGACCTGCGTCTGCGCCACCTTGGCGCTGGCGGCGGTGCCCGGGGCGCGCTTGTCGACCAGCTTCAGCACATGGAAACCGGCGGGGCTTTCGATCACCTGGCCCGCCAGTTGGCCCGGCTTCAGGTCGACCACGGCGTTGGCGAACTGCGTCGGCAGGCGACCGATCGAGCGCAGGCCCAACTCGCCGCCCTGCGCGGCCTCGGGCCCGCTGGAGTTGTCGCGCGCCAGCTTGGCGAAGTCCGCACCGCCCTGGGCCTGCTTCAGCAGGTTCTCGGCCTTGCCGCGCGCGGCCGCCTTCTGCTCGGCGGAGGCATCCTCGGCCACCGGCACCAGGATCTGCGCCACGTTGTATTCCTGCGCCTCGCCGGTCGCGCCGCCGCCCTGCTGGGCGAGGAAGTTGTCGATCTCGCCGTCGAACACCTGGACCTTGGAATCCACCTCGCGATCGCGCAGGCGGGCCAGCAGAATCTCCTGGCGCAGGTCTTCACGGTACTTGTCGTAGGCCAGCCCCGACTGGGCGAGCTTGGACTTGAGCTGCGGCACCGACAGGTTATTGCGCTGGGCCACGCTTTCCACCGCGCGGTCGACGTCGGCATCCGACACGCGGATGCCGCTTTCCTTGGCCGTCTGCGCCTGCACGCGCTCCAGGATCAGTTGCTCCAGCACTTCGCCGAGCAGGTCGGCGCGTGCCGGCATCGGGCGATTCTGCGACTGCAGGGTGCGCTCGACCAGGTCGGCGCGGTCCAGCAGCTCGCGGCGGGTGATGATGTCGGTATTGACCACCGCCACCACTTCGTCGACCAGTTGGCTGCGCGCCGCGCCGGACGCCGTCGACGGCCCCGGCAGCGTGCCCCGCAGCAGCGGCTGGCTGGGCGACGCATCGGGCGTGGCGAAGATGCCGCGCAGCGGCGCGCTTTTCTTCTGCGTCTGCTGCGCATGGGCGGCAGGCAGCAGCGCCGCGCCGGCCATCAGCGCAACCAGCGCACCGGTCACCATACCCAGCCGGCGGGTGGGCGCTACGCCCGTGGCGGAGCGGACAGCAGTCGATTTGCAAGCCATAGTCTTTTATTCGTATTGATCCAGCACGGACGGCGTGACCGGCTGCGCGGTGACCGGCTGGTAGCCGGGCACGTTGAGCCGGATCACGTCGATCGGATTGTTCCCCACCTTCGACAGCCCCTTGAACTCGATCTGGGCAAAGATGTGCGTCGTATAGCCCGAGGTCGCGTTGCTGTAGCGCTGCACCGCCAGCCGCCCGACCCAGCAGTCGGCGACATATTCGAGGCCGAGCAGCATGTCCGACGGCTTCCTGGCGTTCATGTCGTAGCCGATGCGCCCCAGGCCGTACAGGCGGCGCGTCAGCGGCCACTGCGCCGAGATATCGGTCTGCTCCAGCGCCAATTGCCCGGTGTTGGCATCGGCGCGGTAGTAGCGGTAGCCGAGGTTGATCACCTTGTTGGCCTCCGGCTTCCAGCTGAACGCCACCGTCGAGCGCATGAGGCGGTCGATGTCCTGATTGTACTGAAGGTTGGTATCGAAAAAGATACCGCGGAACATCTGGATGGTGGTCGCGCCCAGCAGGTCCGAATAGCGGCGCACCGAGGTGGGCGCGGCGCCGGCCAGGGTCACGCGCTGGCCCTCGAAGTCCAGGCGCTGGGCCAGCGTGGCGCGCAGGCGCTCGATGCCGGTCTCGGACTCGATGAAGCGCGTGGTCACGCCCGCCGTCAGCTTGTTGTTGTCGGCGATGCGGTCGTAACCGGTGTACGGGTTCTCGGTGAAGATCTGGCCGAGGTTGTAGTCCGACTGCGCCGTATCGAACAGCGGAATCTGCGACTGGTCGCGATATGGCGTGTAGACGTAGAACAGGCGCGGTTCCAGCGTCTGGATGTAGCTGCGGCCGAACCACTTCGACACCTGCGGCGCATCGCGCTCGAAGGTCAGCCCCGAATCGAGCGAGAAGGTCGGCAGCGTGCGGTTGATCTGCGAGGCCTGCGTGTCGCCTGTCGGGCGGTCCAGGCGGTACGAGGTCGCGCTCAGGATGAACTTGGGCGTGACGAACCAGCCCGGCCGGACGATCGGATAGCTGATCGTCGGCTGCATGAACAAGCGCTCGCCCTGGACCGTGTTCTCAGTCGGGATGCTGAACTTGGTGTAATCGGTCTGGAAGTTGATGTCGAAGCCGCTGACATCGTACCGGTTGTACGACAGGTTCAACTGCGGCACGCGCTCATACGGCGGCGACAGCGGCGTGGTCGCGGTCGACAGCGTCTGGAACTTCTGCACCCGCGCCAGGGCCACCCAGTCGCCGATGGAATACGTGATGCCGCCTTCCTGCGTGTACTGGCGCTGCGTCGCCGTGACGATACTGCGGCCCAGATCGTCCGGGTAGGTGTCGTCGGAGACCTTGTTGTAGTTGATGTAGGCGTTCAGGCCGGTCGCCAGGCGCTGGTTGTGCATCAGCGCGATCGACCAGCGGTTGCGGTCGGCCACGCGGTCGTTGGGCAGGAATTCGCCGCGCAACACGCCGTTGTAATTCTGGCTCAGGTAGCGGTACTCGGCGCCCAACTGCAGGCCGCGCTGCGAGAGCAGGCGCGGATACAGCGTGAGGTCCCGGTTGGGCGCGATGTTGAAGTAGTACGGCAGCGTGATATCGGCGCCGCTGCGGCTGCTGTAGCCGAACACTGGCGCGAGGAGGCCGCTGCGGCGCTCGTCGTTGAGCGGGAAATCGAACACCGGCGAGCCGAACACCGGCACGCCCATGAAGTGCAGCACCCCGCCGCGGCCGGTGCCGACCTGGCGATCGCTGTCGATGTCGATCCGGCTGGCGCTGAAATACCAATCGACATTGTCCGGCGAGCACGTGGTGTACGTGCCCTTGGTGATGCGGCTGTTGTCCTTGTCGATGAAATCGATGCGCTCGGCGCTGCCGCGCCCGCCCAGAGTATGGAACTCATACGAGGGCGTATGCATGGTGCCCTCGTTGGCGGTCACCTTGAGCGTGGCGTCGGGACCGGTGACGAGCGTGCCGTCGCGGAACAGGCGCACGTTGCCGGTGGCGGTGGCGAGGTCGGTGTCCTGGTTGTAGTCCAGCGTATCGCCCTTGACCACGGTGCCGTTGCGGCGCAGTTCGCCGTGGCCGCGCAGGTGGATGTCCTCGTTGGTGCGGCCGTCCATCGCATCGGCGGCGGCGAAAGAGGGCACGGCGTTGTCCGGACGCTTGACCGGCTCGGCCATCTTGGGCACCAGCGGCGCGCCGCCCGGCGTGGTCGGGCCGGACACCGCCAGGGCCGTCACGGAAGCGGCCGACGAAGTGGCCTGCGCGGAGGAGGCCTGCTGCGCGGCGCCCTGACTCTGCGCCGCGGATGTCGCCGTCCAGACCCCCGCCACCGCAAACACCAGCGGACGCAGCGCCAGCGCCCCACGGCGGGATGCGGTCCGCTGGTCGGGCGAGGCAACGGCGGTGCGCTGCCGGGTTTTCCTGGCTCGGTTCGGTTCGGTCATGCAAGTCGGAAACTGGGCGCGGCGCGCAGCGGGTGCGCACGGCACGTCATCGGTCGGTACTTCGGCGCGCCATGGCCCGGCCGCACGGGGCTGGCGGGCGTTCGCGACGAAACTCGGTCGGGTATTATACGGGGCTTCCTTCCAGCCCCATCCAGCGTTCCCTCAGCATGGCTTCGACCCCCAGCGCCGCCGGCGCAACCGATGCGCGCCTCGCCCGGCTGCGCGACTGGCTCGGCACATTGCCCGCCGCCCACGGCCTGCGCATCGACACCCTGCGCCCCGCCTCGGCCGACGCCAGCTTCCGCCGCTATTTCCGCCTCGATGGCGCAGCCGGCACCCTGATCGCCATGGACGCCCCGCCGCCACAGGAAGACTGCCGCCCGTTCGTGCACGTGGCGACCCTGCTGAGCGGCGCCGGCGTGCACGCGCCGCGGGTCCTGGAGCAGGACATCGCGCAAGGCTTCCTGCTGCTGACCGACCTGGGCCCGCAGACTTACCTGCAATCGCTGCGCGACCGCGATTTCGACCCGGCCTACGCCGACACGCTGTTCCGCCCGGCCATCGACACCCTGGTGCGCTGGCAGTCGGCCTCGCGCGAGGGCGAACTGCCCCCGTACGACGAAGCCCTGCTGCGCCGCGAGCTGTCGCTGTTCCCCGACTGGTACGTCGAGCGCCACCTGCAGCGCCCGCTCGAGGCCGCCCAGCGCGAGGCGCTCGACCAGGTCTTCAAGCTGCTGGTCAACAGCGCCCTGGCCCAGCCGCGCGTCTACGTGCACCGCGATTACATGCCGCGCAACCTGATGATCAACGCGGCCGACCCGTCGCAGCCGGGCGTGCTGGACTTCCAGGACGCCGTCTACGGCCCCATCACCTACGACGCCGCCTCGCTGCTGCGCGACGCCTTCCTGTCGTGGGAAGAGGAGCAGGAACTCGACTGGGCCGTGCGCTACTGGGAAGCCGCCCGCCGCGCCGGGCTGCCGGTCGGCGAAGACTTCGGCGAGTTCTACCGCGCGCTCGAATGGATGGGCGCCCAGCGCCACCTGAAGGTGGCCGGCATCTTCGCCCGCCTGCGCTACCGCGACGGCAAGACCGGCTACGTCGAAGACACGCCGCGCTTCATCGCCTACCTGCGCCGCGTTGCGACGCGCTACAACGCGCTGGCGCCGCTGGCGCGCCTGCTGGACCAGCTGGAAGACCGCGCCACACAGGTCGGCTACACGTTCTGATGGCCTCCCCCCGCGCCGCCGAATTCCGCGCCGGCGTCCTGGCGCTCGCGCCCATGCTGCTGGGCGTGGTGCCGTTCGGCCTGATCTACGGCGTGCTGGCGACCTCCGCCGGCATGCCCGCCTGGCTGGCGGTGGCGATGAGCGCCGTCGTCTTCGGCGGCGCCTCGCAGATGATCCTGGTGCAGCTGTGGGCGGGTGGCGCGCCGGCGCTCGTGATCGCGGCGACGGTGTCGATGGTCAACCTGCGGCACGCACTGTATTCGGCCAGCATCGCGCCGGCCCTGGCGCACCTGCCGCGCCGCTGGAAATGGCTGATCGCCTACCTGCTCACCGATGAAGCCTTCGCCGCCATGAACCGGCGCGTGGCCAGCGCGCGGCCCGGCGCGGAAGAGGCGGCCTGCCGCCACTGGTACTTCCTCGGCGCCGGCGTGGCGCTGTGGACCAGTTGGCAGACGTCCACCATCGTGGGCGTGCTGCTGGGCAAGCAGGTGCCGACCGCCTTGCCGCTCGATTTCTTCCTGCCGCTGACCTTTATCGCCATCGTGGTGCCGTCGCTGCGCACCCGCGCGCAGCTGGCCGCGGCGCTGGCCGGTGCCGCGCTGGCGGTTGCCTGGACGGGCTGGCCGCACAAGCTCGGGCTGATGGGCGCGGCCTGCGTCGGCATCGCCGTCGGCGCGATCGTCGAGCGGCTGCTCGCCAAGCACGCCGACAAGGGGGCCACGGCATGAGCATGAGAGCGCTGATCCTGCTCGGCGTGCTGCTCCTGTCCGGCGCCGCCACCTACCTGATCCGCCTGTCGTTCATCGCGCTGGAAGGCCGCATGAACCTGCCGCTGTGGTTCCGCAGCGCGCTGCCCTATGTCCCCGCCGCCATGCTGACGGCGCTGATCGCGCCCGAGCTGCTGATGCGCAACGGTGCGCTGGCCGTCTCCGCGGACAACCCCCGCCTGATCGCCAGCATCGTCGCCATCGTCATCGCACGCGTGACCCGCAGCACGGTGTGGACCATCGTCGGCGGCATGGCGGTCCTGCTGATCCTGATGAAGGCGATGGCATGAAAGCAATGATCTTCGCTGCCGGCCGCGGCGACCGCATGCGGCCGCTGACCGACCGCACCCCCAAGCCGCTGCTGCCCGTGGGCGGCAAGCCGCTGATCGTCTGGCAGATCGAACGGCTGGCGGCGGCGGGCGTGCGCGACATCGTCATCAACCATGCCTGGCTCGGCGCGCAGATCGAAGCGGCGCTGGGCGACGGCGGCGCCTGGGGCGTGCGTCTTGCCTACTCGCCCGAAGGCGAGGCACTGGAGACCGCCGGCGGCGTGGCCCAGGCCATGCCCCTGCTGCGCACGGGCGGGGCCCACAGCGTCTTCATCGCGGTCAGCGGCGATGTGTTCTGCGACTACGACTACACCGCGCTGCGCGAGCGTGCCCAGATGCTGGCCACCCGGTCAGCGCCCGGCATGCACCTGGTGATGGTGCCCAATCCGCCCTACCATCCGCGCGGCGATTTCGCCCTGGCCGCCGACGGCCGCCTGCATGATGACGACGCGCCGGCCGGCACGCCGCGCCTCACGTTCGGCAATATCGGGCTGTATGACACGCGGCTGTTCGACGGCATTGCGTCCGGCACGCGGCTGGCGATGACGCCGCTGTATCGCCGCGCCATCGCCGAAGGCCGCGCCACCGGCGAGCGCTTCGACGGCCAGTGGGAGAACGTCGGCACGCCGGCCCAGCTGGCGGCCCTGGACGCGGCGCTGAGCGCGCCGTCGCGCCCGGCCTAGGACCACCCTCCGGCCCGCATCGGCCAGGCGCCGTGGGCCTCCAACTGCCCGACGGCCTCGGCCAGGGCCTGCGCCGTCATCGGCCGGCCCAGCAGGTTGCCCTGCAAGGCATGGCAGCCGAGCCGCGTCAGGAACGCCTGCTGCGCCTCGGTCTCCACACCCTCGGCCACGATGCTCAGGTTCAGGGTCTGGCCCAGCGCCACGACGGCCGCGACGATGGCCGCGTCCTCGGTGTCGTGAGCCAGATCGCGCACAAACCCGCGATCGATCTTCAGCTCGCTGGCCGGCAGGCGCTTCAGGTACAGCAGGCTCGAGTAGCCGGTGCCGAAATCGTCGATCGAGATGCGCACGCCCATCGCATGCAACTGCTGCAGGATGCGCAGGCTGGCGTCGGCATCGCGCATCGCGGTCGATTCGGTGATCTCCAGCGTCAGGCATGGCGGCTCCAGCGCATGGCGGGCGAGCGTATCGCGCACGGTATCGAGCAGCGTCGCATGGGCGAACTGCACCGCCGACAGGTTGACGGCGATGGACCAGCTCGTGCGGCCCTCCCGGCGCCACTGCGCCATCTGCCGGCAGGCCTCATCGAGCACCCAGGCCCCGAGCGGCACGATCAGGCCGGTCTTCTCGGCCAGCGGGACGAAGGCATCGGGCGGCACCAGCCCGCGGCTGGGATGCTGCCAGCGCACCAGCGCCTCGACGCCGACCACGGGACCGTCCGGCGCGCTGAATTTGGGCTGGTAGTACAGCACCAGTTCGCGCCGCTCCAGCGCCTGGCGCAGGTCCTGCACCAGTTGCAGTTGCTTGTGGACGTCGGCGTTCATCGACGCCTCGAAAAAGCAGTACGTGTCGCGGCCCGTTCCTTTGGCGTGATACATCGCCGCGTCGGCATTGGTGAGCAGGTCGTGCTGGCTGGCGCCATCGCCCGGATACAGCGCGATGCCGATGCTGGTCGACACCCGCAGCGCGTGCCCGTCCACCAGGAACGGCTCGCGCGCGGCGGCCAGCAAGGCATCGGCCAGGGTCCCGGCATCCGCGGGTTCGCCCACGCTGGCCAGCACGACGAACTCGTCGCCGCCGACCCGCGCCACCGTGTCCTGCAAGCGCACGCATGCCACGATGCGCCGCGCCACGTCGGCCAGCAGCAGATCGCCCGCGTGGTGGCCGTAGACATCGTTGACCGCCTTAAAGCCGTCCAGATCGAGAAACATCAGCGCAAAGCTGCCGCGATTGCGGCTGGCCGACTGGATCGCCTGCTCCAGACGGTCTTCGAGCAGCAGCCGGTTGGACAGCTTGGTCAGGCTGTCGTGCAGCGCCAGGTAGGCCAGTTCCTTGTTGGCCTTGGCCAGCGATGTCGCCAGCACGGCGGTGCGCGCCTCCATGCGCAGGTCGAGCACCGAAATGACGAGCGCCATCGCCAGCACCGCGAGCGTCACCACGATGATGACCAGGGCCAGCCACTCGACGCTGACGCCGCCGCGCGCCGCGCCGCAGAAGCTGCCCAGCGGGAACCCCGCCGCCGCCATCCCGGTGTAGTGCATGCCGACGATGGCCAGGCCCATCACCACCGCGGCGCCGGCGCGCATCGCCCGGACACGGCGGGACT
The sequence above is drawn from the Ralstonia solanacearum K60 genome and encodes:
- a CDS encoding LPS-assembly protein LptD encodes the protein MTEPNRARKTRQRTAVASPDQRTASRRGALALRPLVFAVAGVWTATSAAQSQGAAQQASSAQATSSAASVTALAVSGPTTPGGAPLVPKMAEPVKRPDNAVPSFAAADAMDGRTNEDIHLRGHGELRRNGTVVKGDTLDYNQDTDLATATGNVRLFRDGTLVTGPDATLKVTANEGTMHTPSYEFHTLGGRGSAERIDFIDKDNSRITKGTYTTCSPDNVDWYFSASRIDIDSDRQVGTGRGGVLHFMGVPVFGSPVFDFPLNDERRSGLLAPVFGYSSRSGADITLPYYFNIAPNRDLTLYPRLLSQRGLQLGAEYRYLSQNYNGVLRGEFLPNDRVADRNRWSIALMHNQRLATGLNAYINYNKVSDDTYPDDLGRSIVTATQRQYTQEGGITYSIGDWVALARVQKFQTLSTATTPLSPPYERVPQLNLSYNRYDVSGFDINFQTDYTKFSIPTENTVQGERLFMQPTISYPIVRPGWFVTPKFILSATSYRLDRPTGDTQASQINRTLPTFSLDSGLTFERDAPQVSKWFGRSYIQTLEPRLFYVYTPYRDQSQIPLFDTAQSDYNLGQIFTENPYTGYDRIADNNKLTAGVTTRFIESETGIERLRATLAQRLDFEGQRVTLAGAAPTSVRRYSDLLGATTIQMFRGIFFDTNLQYNQDIDRLMRSTVAFSWKPEANKVINLGYRYYRADANTGQLALEQTDISAQWPLTRRLYGLGRIGYDMNARKPSDMLLGLEYVADCWVGRLAVQRYSNATSGYTTHIFAQIEFKGLSKVGNNPIDVIRLNVPGYQPVTAQPVTPSVLDQYE
- a CDS encoding aminoglycoside phosphotransferase family protein, whose translation is MASTPSAAGATDARLARLRDWLGTLPAAHGLRIDTLRPASADASFRRYFRLDGAAGTLIAMDAPPPQEDCRPFVHVATLLSGAGVHAPRVLEQDIAQGFLLLTDLGPQTYLQSLRDRDFDPAYADTLFRPAIDTLVRWQSASREGELPPYDEALLRRELSLFPDWYVERHLQRPLEAAQREALDQVFKLLVNSALAQPRVYVHRDYMPRNLMINAADPSQPGVLDFQDAVYGPITYDAASLLRDAFLSWEEEQELDWAVRYWEAARRAGLPVGEDFGEFYRALEWMGAQRHLKVAGIFARLRYRDGKTGYVEDTPRFIAYLRRVATRYNALAPLARLLDQLEDRATQVGYTF
- a CDS encoding AzlC family ABC transporter permease; translation: MASPRAAEFRAGVLALAPMLLGVVPFGLIYGVLATSAGMPAWLAVAMSAVVFGGASQMILVQLWAGGAPALVIAATVSMVNLRHALYSASIAPALAHLPRRWKWLIAYLLTDEAFAAMNRRVASARPGAEEAACRHWYFLGAGVALWTSWQTSTIVGVLLGKQVPTALPLDFFLPLTFIAIVVPSLRTRAQLAAALAGAALAVAWTGWPHKLGLMGAACVGIAVGAIVERLLAKHADKGATA
- a CDS encoding AzlD domain-containing protein, with product MRALILLGVLLLSGAATYLIRLSFIALEGRMNLPLWFRSALPYVPAAMLTALIAPELLMRNGALAVSADNPRLIASIVAIVIARVTRSTVWTIVGGMAVLLILMKAMA
- the murU gene encoding N-acetylmuramate alpha-1-phosphate uridylyltransferase MurU, whose translation is MKAMIFAAGRGDRMRPLTDRTPKPLLPVGGKPLIVWQIERLAAAGVRDIVINHAWLGAQIEAALGDGGAWGVRLAYSPEGEALETAGGVAQAMPLLRTGGAHSVFIAVSGDVFCDYDYTALRERAQMLATRSAPGMHLVMVPNPPYHPRGDFALAADGRLHDDDAPAGTPRLTFGNIGLYDTRLFDGIASGTRLAMTPLYRRAIAEGRATGERFDGQWENVGTPAQLAALDAALSAPSRPA
- a CDS encoding putative bifunctional diguanylate cyclase/phosphodiesterase, which encodes MLVGGYHPLLVLLSLFVAILASYTALDMAGRIATARGRAVPWWLAGGACAMGLGIWSMHFVGMLAFSLPIPLGYDPWITLASLLIAVALSAFALWLVCQRRLPWRRLGGGAMLMGAGVAAMHYTGMAAMRMSPGIRYDPALFGLSVVIAVLASGAALWIAFRLRRQSRRVRAMRAGAAVVMGLAIVGMHYTGMAAAGFPLGSFCGAARGGVSVEWLALVIIVVTLAVLAMALVISVLDLRMEARTAVLATSLAKANKELAYLALHDSLTKLSNRLLLEDRLEQAIQSASRNRGSFALMFLDLDGFKAVNDVYGHHAGDLLLADVARRIVACVRLQDTVARVGGDEFVVLASVGEPADAGTLADALLAAAREPFLVDGHALRVSTSIGIALYPGDGASQHDLLTNADAAMYHAKGTGRDTYCFFEASMNADVHKQLQLVQDLRQALERRELVLYYQPKFSAPDGPVVGVEALVRWQHPSRGLVPPDAFVPLAEKTGLIVPLGAWVLDEACRQMAQWRREGRTSWSIAVNLSAVQFAHATLLDTVRDTLARHALEPPCLTLEITESTAMRDADASLRILQQLHAMGVRISIDDFGTGYSSLLYLKRLPASELKIDRGFVRDLAHDTEDAAIVAAVVALGQTLNLSIVAEGVETEAQQAFLTRLGCHALQGNLLGRPMTAQALAEAVGQLEAHGAWPMRAGGWS